In Melitaea cinxia chromosome 4, ilMelCinx1.1, whole genome shotgun sequence, a single genomic region encodes these proteins:
- the LOC123670244 gene encoding uncharacterized protein LOC123670244 isoform X2, with the protein MAVNYLQPVTMANPLVGPEPTTLICPSCKASVTTRVDHKATTRTHLVALILCVLLVLGVADTCGAVVAGDTTWQDFVSWLPGPQHLR; encoded by the exons atggcAGTCAATTATTTACAACCAG taacAATGGCCAACCCACTAGTTGGACCCGAGCCCACAACACTGATCTGTCCTTCCTGTAAGGCCAGCGTAACAACCCGAGTGGATCACAAGGCAACCACAAGAACCCACTTAGTGGCTCTAATTCTATGTGTATTatt GGTCCTTGGCGTGGCGGATACGTGCGGTGCCGTTGTTGCCGGTGATACCACGTGGCAAGATTTTGTGAGTTGGCTGCCAGGACCCCAACATCTAcgataa
- the LOC123670244 gene encoding lipopolysaccharide-induced tumor necrosis factor-alpha factor homolog isoform X1 — translation MAVNYLQPVTMANPLVGPEPTTLICPSCKASVTTRVDHKATTRTHLVALILCVLLCWPCVCVPYCVNSCLNADHYCPSCNAYLGTYKR, via the exons atggcAGTCAATTATTTACAACCAG taacAATGGCCAACCCACTAGTTGGACCCGAGCCCACAACACTGATCTGTCCTTCCTGTAAGGCCAGCGTAACAACCCGAGTGGATCACAAGGCAACCACAAGAACCCACTTAGTGGCTCTAATTCTATGTGTATTatt ATGCTGGCCTTGCGTTTGCGTTCCATATTGTGTCAATTCTTGCCTAAACGCTGATCATTACTGTCCGAGCTGCAACGCCTACCTTGGAACctataaaagataa